A single window of Methanobacterium sp. DNA harbors:
- a CDS encoding PAS domain S-box protein, translating to MNPEEGSKFTGDTNQTTQENPELIGLDAIINCSPLPQFVINRDHKVIYWNQALEEYSQINASDVLGTDKHWKAFYNSKRPCMVDLLVDEDIEGLSYWFSDNCKMSQLVEGAYEVEKFYPKMGLNGKYLHFTASAIKDHDGNVIGGLESFEDITQRKLAEKDLQESEHKFRSLVENLNVGVYRNSTDPDGYFIQVNPAFARMFGYDSTSEIMEIKVMDFYRDPQQRRLFLEDLKRDGSVTGRELHLKKKDNQPIWVSVSAQAHYDGNGSINWADGIIEDITHRKLAEKTLLKSEKRYRSIVENINDGFCIHDFQGNITDCNENFALMLGSTTEGMIGTNLDEFSSTEMMFEKNNVMGELKNKGIVEFDADFKQKDGTICYYNIKSSIVSFEGNGRVHSFLRDVTKRREMEEILHQSENTAQKRLFEIEAIYNSAPIGLCVLDRKLRFVRINDRMAEINGFSSEEHIGKTIHEIIPDLAEQAEEAAKEIFETKKTVGSREFNGVTPAQPGVLRTWLEKWYPLKDSSHEIIGINVAALEITEIKKADKALKKSEEKLRLAIEGADAGMWLWDLENDIFEWTDHYKNIFGINPDPNMSYNDFLNSVHPDDQETVNNTTQRTLQYGEDFKVEMRTIWPDRSVHSVYSMGRLFYDLQGKPKEMIGIAIDITPSKIAEQELQETLKQLKRSNAELEQFAYVASHDLQEPLRMITSFLQLLQRRYEHQLDSDADEFIQFAVDGAARMQELVNDLLAYSRIERRTGKFEDVDTEDILKQITFDSRLLIEENNADISYDNLPVVHADYPQMVQVFQNLISNSIKYNNQESPIIHISAEKKDSDWVFKVEDNGIGIDPKHGERVFKIFQRLHGREEYGGTGIGLAIVKRIVERHGGMIWYDSQPGKGSTFYFNIPQGDMKL from the coding sequence ATGAATCCGGAGGAGGGGTCTAAGTTTACCGGGGACACTAATCAAACTACGCAAGAAAATCCAGAATTAATTGGACTGGATGCTATAATCAACTGTTCACCATTACCTCAATTTGTGATTAACAGGGATCATAAAGTTATCTACTGGAACCAAGCACTGGAAGAATACAGCCAAATCAATGCCAGTGATGTCCTCGGGACAGATAAACACTGGAAAGCATTTTACAACTCAAAAAGACCATGTATGGTTGATTTATTGGTGGATGAGGATATTGAAGGGCTGTCATACTGGTTTTCTGATAATTGCAAAATGTCCCAATTGGTTGAGGGGGCTTATGAAGTTGAAAAATTTTATCCCAAGATGGGTCTGAATGGTAAATACTTACATTTCACTGCATCCGCTATTAAAGACCATGATGGTAATGTTATTGGTGGTTTAGAATCATTTGAAGACATAACTCAGCGTAAATTGGCTGAAAAGGATCTCCAGGAAAGTGAACATAAATTCCGGAGCCTGGTTGAAAATCTCAATGTAGGAGTTTACCGCAACTCAACTGATCCTGATGGTTATTTTATCCAGGTGAACCCTGCATTTGCCCGAATGTTTGGATATGACTCCACCAGTGAAATAATGGAAATTAAGGTTATGGATTTTTACAGGGACCCTCAACAGAGAAGACTGTTTTTAGAAGATTTAAAGAGGGACGGATCGGTTACTGGCCGGGAATTACATCTTAAAAAGAAAGATAACCAGCCCATATGGGTTTCAGTATCAGCACAAGCACATTATGATGGAAATGGTTCCATTAACTGGGCTGATGGGATAATAGAGGACATTACCCATCGTAAACTTGCTGAAAAAACACTGCTAAAAAGTGAGAAACGATACCGTTCCATTGTGGAAAACATCAACGATGGTTTCTGTATCCATGATTTTCAGGGGAATATAACTGACTGCAATGAAAACTTCGCCTTGATGCTTGGTTCGACTACCGAAGGGATGATTGGAACCAATCTGGATGAGTTTAGCAGCACTGAAATGATGTTTGAAAAGAATAATGTGATGGGGGAACTAAAAAACAAGGGAATCGTTGAATTTGATGCGGATTTTAAACAAAAAGATGGCACTATATGCTATTACAACATCAAGTCAAGTATTGTTTCGTTTGAAGGCAATGGTCGGGTGCATAGTTTCCTTAGAGATGTGACCAAACGTCGCGAAATGGAAGAAATACTCCATCAAAGTGAAAACACCGCCCAGAAACGTCTCTTTGAGATTGAGGCTATTTACAATTCAGCACCAATAGGATTATGTGTTTTAGATCGAAAACTGCGATTCGTGCGTATAAATGATCGTATGGCGGAAATAAATGGTTTTTCCTCAGAAGAACATATTGGAAAAACTATCCATGAAATAATACCGGATCTAGCTGAACAGGCTGAAGAAGCAGCTAAAGAAATCTTCGAAACAAAAAAAACAGTTGGAAGCAGGGAATTTAATGGTGTAACTCCTGCCCAACCAGGTGTTCTCAGGACATGGTTAGAAAAATGGTACCCTCTTAAAGATTCTTCCCATGAGATTATAGGCATTAACGTGGCAGCACTGGAAATAACTGAAATTAAAAAGGCCGATAAAGCCCTTAAAAAATCTGAAGAAAAATTACGTCTGGCTATTGAAGGCGCAGACGCAGGAATGTGGTTATGGGATCTTGAAAATGACATCTTTGAATGGACTGATCATTACAAAAATATTTTTGGAATAAATCCGGATCCTAACATGTCTTACAATGACTTTTTAAACTCCGTGCACCCTGATGACCAGGAAACAGTTAATAATACTACTCAAAGGACTTTACAGTACGGGGAAGATTTTAAAGTAGAAATGCGGACTATCTGGCCAGATAGATCAGTGCACTCGGTTTATTCCATGGGAAGACTGTTTTACGATCTGCAGGGGAAGCCTAAAGAAATGATAGGTATTGCCATTGACATCACCCCCAGCAAAATCGCAGAACAGGAACTCCAGGAAACATTAAAACAGTTGAAAAGATCCAATGCAGAACTGGAGCAGTTTGCCTACGTGGCAAGCCATGACCTCCAGGAACCTCTTAGAATGATAACCAGTTTTCTACAGCTCCTGCAACGTCGTTATGAACACCAACTTGATTCTGATGCCGATGAATTCATCCAGTTCGCTGTGGATGGAGCTGCCAGGATGCAGGAACTGGTAAACGATCTTTTAGCCTATTCCCGGATTGAACGTAGAACTGGTAAGTTTGAAGATGTGGATACTGAAGATATTCTAAAACAGATAACATTTGACTCCCGACTGTTAATTGAAGAAAATAATGCAGATATCAGTTATGATAACCTTCCTGTGGTACACGCTGATTATCCTCAGATGGTACAGGTTTTTCAGAACCTCATTAGCAACTCCATCAAATACAATAACCAGGAAAGCCCCATCATTCACATCTCTGCAGAAAAAAAGGATAGTGACTGGGTTTTTAAAGTTGAAGATAATGGTATAGGGATTGATCCCAAACATGGAGAACGGGTATTCAAAATATTCCAGCGTCTCCATGGACGGGAAGAATACGGAGGAACCGGTATTGGTTTAGCCATTGTTAAAAGGATTGTTGAACGACACGGAGGGATGATCTGGTATGATTCCCAGCCAGGCAAAGGATCTACTTTTTATTTCAACATTCCCCAGGGAGATATGAAATTATGA
- a CDS encoding response regulator, translated as MKYKLVTAVEVLLVEDNPGDVRLIQEVFKEAKIRNVLHVARDGEEAMKMLHLEGENPTRLPDLILLDLNLPKKDGRDVLKEIKKDDSLKCIPVVVLTSSIRDEDLIETYKNNANCYIAKPVDLDQLIKVVQNIGEFWLDIVKLPPR; from the coding sequence ATGAAATATAAACTAGTTACAGCGGTGGAAGTGCTGCTGGTTGAGGATAATCCTGGAGATGTGCGTTTGATCCAGGAAGTATTCAAAGAAGCAAAAATTAGAAACGTGCTACATGTGGCACGAGATGGCGAAGAAGCAATGAAAATGCTTCACCTGGAAGGCGAAAATCCTACCCGGCTTCCAGACCTGATATTGCTGGACTTGAACTTGCCAAAAAAGGATGGGCGGGATGTTTTAAAGGAAATTAAAAAAGACGATAGCTTGAAATGTATTCCAGTAGTGGTTTTAACCAGCTCCATCCGGGATGAGGATCTGATTGAAACTTACAAAAATAACGCCAATTGTTACATAGCAAAACCAGTAGACCTGGACCAGTTAATCAAGGTGGTTCAAAATATTGGCGAATTCTGGCTGGACATTGTAAAATTACCACCCCGATGA